The DNA region TACGATGATAACTTATAACCgagtgattaaataataagattgaaaaattgattttattaacgatgacaagtgatgataaggtgaagatcctaaactctaatataaaaatcttacctgattatagataatAAGAAaatgattatacatatatatgtataaatgtagaactttaagaataacctaaagttgtaacaaaagattgtgatttattctacttctttgacctcttcaataagattaaattcatgtacatctttcttgagtatccacttagccatttggctaaATTTCTACATTCTTTGGCCTCTAGTTTTGCAGGCACGGGAATtcttttgatattatagttgattttggacttccatagagttgctcagagatctTGACGTGCTAATTTttctggtttgttttacttttgttccgctatatttatattttgaaattttgttacaGATGTCGTTTATCTGTATAGTAATTATAGTTTAcaaaaactatgacaaatatataaatttgatacatttcgtggttatgttatttttattttatatatattccagccgtgtgggctgatgaatatgttgcttatgtatatatattgtgatgtatgtatgtatgtttcatattgtcatcggtacaagggagatgctgtcggatttttgtctggcagtgactcctctgggggcgtgacaaacaCACTAAGTGAAAATACTATTTAAAATAGGATTGAGGTTAAACAAAATCTAAACCGGAATTGATTAGCAAAGTTATGATTGAATTAAACTGATTTAacctattttctttctttttattctCTTCGGCATATAAAGACTCGGTCCATCGCCTCACGGCCAAAACTCCCCCCGCTGACTTAttatcttctccttctccttgttTTTGTTCTTCCCAAACCCAACCATAGTTTAGATAGCAACTAGACCGAATCCTATTATTTATTTCTAATGGTGATGGTTGTTGCTAGATAATTCTATTACCATGCATGTAGAATAATGGAGTAGTCAAGCAAACTATTGCCCCCTTgcattatatttttcttttgacaAACTAGTATTCTATTTCTCCCTTTAGTCAACCAGCAGACAAAGCCTTTTTTGATCATTCTCTACCCTTAGTCAGAAACAGTTTGTCACAGGAAGATTTAAATAAGTTCCTTTGACAATGCAATTGTGTTGACATTTCAGAGCAATCCATCAGAACTTAGCGTCCCAATCAAAAAGTCTTGTTTCTGCCGCATCGAGTTTCAATCTTCATTGCTCATCCAAACGGCCATTCAAACTTCATTCATCCTTTCGTCTCTGTTTCTGCAGCACTGTGATTTCTGAAAGATGTGGAGGAAAAAAGATTGGAGCTTGCTCATCCTCTATCTAATTCCATGCTTGATCTTCTTCAGTGCGCCCAGGACTTGTGCTGTCGACTACACATCTGACTGCAGTGGAGGCAACTATAGTCGAAGCAGCGGCATCGGCGAAAGCCTCacgctcctcttctcctctctcagCTCACTGTCTTCGAGCTCCAACTTCGCGAATACTACCGCGACTGCGAGGGCCAACGCCGACACTACTGTCTATGGCTTGTTCATGTGCCAAGGGGACCTCCCTCGTTCAGACTGCTACAATTGCATCAATTCGGCAATCCTCGACATCAACCAAAGCTGCTCCAACTCGCGCAGCGCCACAATTTGGTATGAATTCTGCGAGCTCCGGTACTCCGACATCAACTTCTTCTGCATCCCTGTCACCGAGGGGCACTTCACTACCAATCCTTACGAGGAAACAAGCTCGACAAAGCCTTACCAGGTGGTGTCGACCCTGGTGCAATTGGCTCCCTCAAACAAGCCTCTCATGTTCGCGAGCAATGTGTCGAACATGTACCCCTTATTTGCTCAGGCACAGTGCTCGTCGGATTTAAGCGTGCAAAACTGCAGCGTGTGCTTGACGACCATCTTGGCGACCATCAACGGCTGCTGTGTTCAACGGAAAGGGTGGAGGTACTTCACTCCCACTTGTTGGGTTAGGTACGAGCCAACTCCCTTCTTTGGCAACTACCCGAACGCAACTTCTCCATACATCGTCCGGAGCCAATGCGCATCGTATGACTTCCTCTCCAGCGAGGTCAGCAGCAAGCAAGACAGCCTCAGAAGCCTCCTCTCTGATCTACAATCCAATGCACCTGCAACTGGCTTTTACAAAACGTCGGTGGGCGAGAATTCTCTTCGGATGTTTGGCCTCGCTCTCTGCAGGGGAGACCTCGCCGCAGACAGCAGGGAGTGCAGTGATTGCCTTGGCACAGCAGGGGCTGCGATAGTGGACGAGTGCCCCAACAAGACTGAAGGGTTCATGTGGTATGGCCAGTGCTTCGTGAAGTACTCAGACCAAAATTTCTTTGGCACTCTGGACAACAGCAACTACACATACTGCAGCAGAGGACTGGTCTCCCAAGAGATTGATCAGACAACGAGTGCAAAGGCTCTCAGCCTCATTCCACTGGCAATCAACAACTCCTGGCTGTTTGCGGCCGGTAAGGTTGCGATCAACGACACGTTGTCGAGCTATCTGCTGCTTCAGTGCACCAGAGATCTTACCAGCCAGAGCTGCCAGTCATGCTTGGAGATAGGGATCTCTCAAGTGACCGATGCGTGCAACCAGATCAAAGGGTGGCAGTACTTGTCTGGCAGCTGCACTGTGAGATATGAAACCTTTCCTTTCTATAATGAAACAGCTGCAGCCAGAATTCTTGAGCTGCAGCCAGAAGGTAAGATATTCACAAACAGTATATTTGTTGTAAATTTGATCTCGACCAATTAGTTCTTTGACAGAAGGAAGAGGATCATCAAACGTTAACGCCATTGCTATTGCTCTTCCAATTGTGGGAGCTGCAGTCTTGGGAGTCCTTCTCTGTTGTGCATGGTGCATATGGAGAAGAAGAGGTAGGAACTGATGATCTGAAATTGTAAGCTTTCTCTGGTCTGAAATTTGAACTCAGTCTCACTTTGTTATTATACAGGAAGTAAAGGCCTCAAGCCAATTGATCTGGAGACTCTGCAAGATAGAGACTTAACCTTCATGGATTTGGATACCATTCAAGTGGCTACCAACAACTTCTCCAATGAGAACAAGCTAGGAGAAGGTGGATTTGGACCTGTTTACAAGGTATCAATGTCTTTTTCAATTGTTGTTTGAAGTCTTTACAGATGAACATTGACGGACTGAATTGTGTGATCATGTTTCAGGGAGTGTTGGTTGATGGAAAAGAGATAGCCGTCAAGAGGTTGTCGGGAAAATCTAAACAAGGTATTTCCGAGTTCAAGAACGAGGTGAAGCTGATTGCACAACTCCAGCACAAGAATCTTGTGAGGATATTGGGGTGTTGTTTCGAAGAGGAAGAAAAGCTTCTGATCTATGAATACCACCCCAACAGAAGCCTTGATGCCTTTCTATTTGGtcagttttctttctttctttctttctttctttcactTCTTTCATCTAAGAATATAGATTCTGAATTCTTTGACCTTTGTGTTCATTGACAGACCGAAAAAAGCACGAGCCGTTGAATTGGAAGAGTAGATTTCTCGTAATCTCAGGAATCGCCAAAGGCCTTCTCTATCTCCATGAAGATTCACTTCTTAAGGTCATTCACAGGGACCTTAAAGCTAGCAATGTGTTATTGGACAAAGGCATGAACCCCAAAATATCAGATTTTGGCATGGCAAAGATCTATAACCTAGATGAAAGCGAAGTAGATAACACACACAGAATTGTTGGCACTTTGTAAGCAAATCTTAACCCTTATATACTAATTGTCCAAGACTCATCATTGATTTCATATACTAATAAATTTCTTTCGATATCAATCATAGTGGATATATGGCTCCAGAATATGCGATGGACGGGATCTTCTCTGTGAAATCCGATGTGTTTAGTTATGGTGTTCTCCTCTTGGAAATCATAAGTGGCCAAAGGAATGGACGAGCATATGTAGAGCAACATGGGCAAAGCCTTCCCATGCATGTAAGTGAATTGCATTCCTATTCACTAATACTTGGCAAACTTTATGCAATTACTACTATGGCTAATGTTTATAGGCATGGGAGCTATGGAGCGCGAACAAGGCATTTGAAGTCATTGACTCATTGCTTGCGAATCGATACGAAGCCGATCAAGTATTGAAGTGCATCCATATAGGTCTCTTGTGTGTTCAAGAGAACATAGAGGAAAGACCCACCATGTCGGAAGTTGTCCTTGTGCTACGAAGTGACCATATCACACTTCCTCAACCTACACAACCTCCAAATTTCATTAAGAAGAGTAGTCAATTGGAGAGTCCTCATTCTTCTCCTATGATTCCATCATCGCTTCACTCTATCAATGAAGTGACCCAGTCGGATGCCATTCCTCGATAGAAAAGAGAAAATTTGAAGATGTAAGCATAATGACAATGAAGTGTAGTCTTAAGTTGTCGAATGCATCAAACTCTCTGAGTCCGCTAGGTCCACGCGATCGAGTCTACACCATGTAAGCAAAATCTATCTTAACTTCATCGAATCAACAAGCTTTTATGAGTTTTATGTGCATAATCATCCACATAGTAGAAATATAGATACGATATAATTGATGGCCAATTGATAGGTTTGAAAACTTTAGAggatcttttaaaaattatttaaaattgtaGAGGAAAATGTAAAAGTTTATGATTCAGTTGAGAGGGATAAagtgaaatttaataaattattgggGTGCAATGAAAAAGCCAAAAATGGAAATCCTCAAAATATTGGAACTTGCAAGTAAATAAACAGAACATGAAGCCCCGATCGCCGTCCTGCCTCTTCGCCTTCTTCATCAGACCAACCTAATCGGAGCATTGCCGCCATCACCGCCGTTGGCGCTTCCTGCTCAGTTGCCTTCCTCTCTCTGGAAGAACCGACCCCCACCCGCCGTTCTCACCAGTCCGTTCGATTGATAGTTCCACATGCATGAGGGAGAAATTAAGAATTTGTTAGTAGATCGTCGACTTCAATTTCCGCGAAATATACAATTTTTATTGCATTAGCGGATTCATCTCTTCCTTTATAGTATCTGAAGTTGATAATTTGTTTTAGCCAAATTCCTCCGTCGAATTGATCCTTTGTTTCTTTTTTTATCACCGCCATTTGTTGTAGG from Zingiber officinale cultivar Zhangliang chromosome 4B, Zo_v1.1, whole genome shotgun sequence includes:
- the LOC121975811 gene encoding cysteine-rich receptor-like protein kinase 10 isoform X1, whose product is MWRKKDWSLLILYLIPCLIFFSAPRTCAVDYTSDCSGGNYSRSSGIGESLTLLFSSLSSLSSSSNFANTTATARANADTTVYGLFMCQGDLPRSDCYNCINSAILDINQSCSNSRSATIWYEFCELRYSDINFFCIPVTEGHFTTNPYEETSSTKPYQVVSTLVQLAPSNKPLMFASNVSNMYPLFAQAQCSSDLSVQNCSVCLTTILATINGCCVQRKGWRYFTPTCWVRYEPTPFFGNYPNATSPYIVRSQCASYDFLSSEVSSKQDSLRSLLSDLQSNAPATGFYKTSVGENSLRMFGLALCRGDLAADSRECSDCLGTAGAAIVDECPNKTEGFMWYGQCFVKYSDQNFFGTLDNSNYTYCSRGLVSQEIDQTTSAKALSLIPLAINNSWLFAAGKVAINDTLSSYLLLQCTRDLTSQSCQSCLEIGISQVTDACNQIKGWQYLSGSCTVRYETFPFYNETAAARILELQPEEGRGSSNVNAIAIALPIVGAAVLGVLLCCAWCIWRRRGSKGLKPIDLETLQDRDLTFMDLDTIQVATNNFSNENKLGEGGFGPVYKGVLVDGKEIAVKRLSGKSKQGISEFKNEVKLIAQLQHKNLVRILGCCFEEEEKLLIYEYHPNRSLDAFLFDRKKHEPLNWKSRFLVISGIAKGLLYLHEDSLLKVIHRDLKASNVLLDKGMNPKISDFGMAKIYNLDESEVDNTHRIVGTFGYMAPEYAMDGIFSVKSDVFSYGVLLLEIISGQRNGRAYVEQHGQSLPMHAWELWSANKAFEVIDSLLANRYEADQVLKCIHIGLLCVQENIEERPTMSEVVLVLRSDHITLPQPTQPPNFIKKSSQLESPHSSPMIPSSLHSINEVTQSDAIPR
- the LOC121975811 gene encoding cysteine-rich receptor-like protein kinase 10 isoform X2, which translates into the protein MWRKKDWSLLILYLIPCLIFFSAPRTCAVDYTSDCSGGNYSRSSGIGESLTLLFSSLSSLSSSSNFANTTATARANADTTVYGLFMCQGDLPRSDCYNCINSAILDINQSCSNSRSATIWYEFCELRYSDINFFCIPVTEGHFTTNPYEETSSTKPYQVVSTLVQLAPSNKPLMFASNVSNMYPLFAQAQCSSDLSVQNCSVCLTTILATINGCCVQRKGWRYFTPTCWVRYEPTPFFGNYPNATSPYIVRSQCASYDFLSSEVSSKQDSLRSLLSDLQSNAPATGFYKTSVGENSLRMFGLALCRGDLAADSRECSDCLGTAGAAIVDECPNKTEGFMWYGQCFVKYSDQNFFGTLDNSNYTYCSRGLVSQEIDQTTSAKALSLIPLAINNSWLFAAGKVAINDTLSSYLLLQCTRDLTSQSCQSCLEIGISQVTDACNQIKGWQYLSGSCTVRYETFPFYNETAAARILELQPEGRGSSNVNAIAIALPIVGAAVLGVLLCCAWCIWRRRGSKGLKPIDLETLQDRDLTFMDLDTIQVATNNFSNENKLGEGGFGPVYKGVLVDGKEIAVKRLSGKSKQGISEFKNEVKLIAQLQHKNLVRILGCCFEEEEKLLIYEYHPNRSLDAFLFDRKKHEPLNWKSRFLVISGIAKGLLYLHEDSLLKVIHRDLKASNVLLDKGMNPKISDFGMAKIYNLDESEVDNTHRIVGTFGYMAPEYAMDGIFSVKSDVFSYGVLLLEIISGQRNGRAYVEQHGQSLPMHAWELWSANKAFEVIDSLLANRYEADQVLKCIHIGLLCVQENIEERPTMSEVVLVLRSDHITLPQPTQPPNFIKKSSQLESPHSSPMIPSSLHSINEVTQSDAIPR
- the LOC121975811 gene encoding cysteine-rich receptor-like protein kinase 10 isoform X3, which produces MCQGDLPRSDCYNCINSAILDINQSCSNSRSATIWYEFCELRYSDINFFCIPVTEGHFTTNPYEETSSTKPYQVVSTLVQLAPSNKPLMFASNVSNMYPLFAQAQCSSDLSVQNCSVCLTTILATINGCCVQRKGWRYFTPTCWVRYEPTPFFGNYPNATSPYIVRSQCASYDFLSSEVSSKQDSLRSLLSDLQSNAPATGFYKTSVGENSLRMFGLALCRGDLAADSRECSDCLGTAGAAIVDECPNKTEGFMWYGQCFVKYSDQNFFGTLDNSNYTYCSRGLVSQEIDQTTSAKALSLIPLAINNSWLFAAGKVAINDTLSSYLLLQCTRDLTSQSCQSCLEIGISQVTDACNQIKGWQYLSGSCTVRYETFPFYNETAAARILELQPEEGRGSSNVNAIAIALPIVGAAVLGVLLCCAWCIWRRRGSKGLKPIDLETLQDRDLTFMDLDTIQVATNNFSNENKLGEGGFGPVYKGVLVDGKEIAVKRLSGKSKQGISEFKNEVKLIAQLQHKNLVRILGCCFEEEEKLLIYEYHPNRSLDAFLFDRKKHEPLNWKSRFLVISGIAKGLLYLHEDSLLKVIHRDLKASNVLLDKGMNPKISDFGMAKIYNLDESEVDNTHRIVGTFGYMAPEYAMDGIFSVKSDVFSYGVLLLEIISGQRNGRAYVEQHGQSLPMHAWELWSANKAFEVIDSLLANRYEADQVLKCIHIGLLCVQENIEERPTMSEVVLVLRSDHITLPQPTQPPNFIKKSSQLESPHSSPMIPSSLHSINEVTQSDAIPR